The uncultured Desulfuromonas sp. genome has a segment encoding these proteins:
- the phoU gene encoding phosphate signaling complex protein PhoU — protein MMAIHLQEELNTLKRMILAQSALVEESVQKAVQALERGDNALADSVINLDNRINHHEVELEEECLKVLALHQPVATDLRFIVSVIKINSDLERIGDVAVNVAKRTLAFAELKKVEAPFDFPLMAKRVLAMLDKSLTSLVNLDATMAQQVIVDDDQIDALHRQTYGLVKQELVGSSHNLEALLLWLAVSRHMERIADLAAHIAEDVVYMIEGQIVRHRSGG, from the coding sequence ATGATGGCAATCCATTTGCAGGAAGAGCTCAATACATTAAAACGGATGATTCTGGCTCAAAGTGCTCTGGTCGAAGAGAGTGTGCAGAAAGCGGTTCAGGCACTCGAGCGCGGTGACAACGCCCTGGCGGACAGTGTCATTAACCTTGACAATCGGATCAATCATCACGAGGTGGAGTTGGAGGAGGAGTGCCTGAAGGTGCTGGCGCTTCATCAACCCGTGGCCACGGATTTGCGTTTTATCGTTTCGGTGATCAAGATTAACAGCGACTTGGAGCGGATTGGCGATGTTGCCGTCAATGTGGCCAAGCGTACCCTGGCGTTTGCCGAGCTGAAAAAAGTTGAGGCGCCGTTTGATTTTCCGTTGATGGCCAAACGCGTTCTGGCCATGTTGGACAAGAGTCTGACCTCGCTGGTGAATCTTGACGCCACCATGGCTCAACAGGTGATTGTCGATGATGATCAGATTGACGCGCTGCATCGTCAGACCTACGGACTGGTCAAGCAGGAGCTGGTCGGTTCCAGCCATAACCTGGAAGCCTTACTGCTGTGGTTGGCCGTGTCACGCCACATGGAACGCATTGCCGATCTGGCGGCGCATATCGCAGAAGACGTGGTGTATATGATTGAAGGGCAAATCGTTCGCCACCGTTCCGGAGGGTAG
- the pstA gene encoding phosphate ABC transporter permease PstA → MKQFITRGEPQVWLTAAALTSTLLMALILVLVVIANGLGTFWPARLTAFDLNNGQSVLGEVLKEEPLPGEDSRRIQLKVGNRDLYGMDFRWIREDGVVERRRPEHVVTIERQEYGNFYGILTQVVAPGIDSSLPLWQQLEAGRDAIVPLQEKLDEIDGHINDINYEIQKLNNRDLLYAYDGVEKHEPKRVAIAGEVSELKTSFSHWMTEQNKQKQQLRDYYANFTDINGRPAHIALAEIVRSFQPNDLTTMQRAGIYFDKLIELFVGEPRESNTEGGLFPAIYGTVLLIFVMSLFSFPLGVIAAIYLSEYAGEGLMVRMVRIAVNNLAGIPSIVYGIFGLGFFIYGIGSGIDQLFFPERLPTPTFGTGGLLWASLTLALLTVPVVIVTTEEALGAIPGGIREGSLALGSTRFQTLTRILLPMASPGIMTGLILSMARAAGEVAPLMITGVVKLAPSLPLDGQFPYFHLERKFMHLGFHIYDIGFQSPNVEAARPMVFVTTLLLVLIVIVMSGVAIRLRNHMKKKYTFGTF, encoded by the coding sequence ATGAAGCAGTTTATTACACGCGGTGAGCCCCAGGTCTGGTTGACGGCTGCCGCCTTGACATCCACATTGCTGATGGCGCTGATCCTGGTTCTGGTGGTGATTGCCAACGGACTCGGAACGTTCTGGCCGGCGCGGTTGACCGCCTTTGACCTGAACAACGGCCAGTCGGTTCTGGGCGAGGTGCTCAAAGAGGAGCCGCTTCCGGGAGAGGATTCCCGCCGGATTCAGCTGAAGGTTGGTAACCGTGATCTCTACGGCATGGATTTTCGCTGGATTCGTGAAGACGGTGTCGTTGAACGACGTCGTCCCGAGCATGTAGTGACCATTGAACGACAGGAATACGGAAATTTTTACGGCATTCTCACGCAGGTTGTTGCTCCCGGCATCGACAGTTCGCTGCCTTTATGGCAACAGTTGGAAGCCGGACGAGACGCCATCGTGCCGTTGCAGGAAAAGCTTGATGAGATTGACGGTCATATCAATGATATCAACTATGAGATCCAAAAGCTTAACAACCGTGATCTGCTCTATGCCTATGACGGCGTGGAGAAGCACGAGCCGAAAAGGGTGGCGATTGCCGGGGAAGTGTCAGAGCTGAAAACCTCATTCAGTCACTGGATGACCGAGCAGAATAAGCAGAAACAACAGCTGCGGGATTATTATGCCAACTTTACCGACATCAATGGCCGCCCTGCGCATATTGCCTTAGCGGAAATTGTCCGCAGTTTTCAGCCCAATGATCTGACGACGATGCAGCGGGCGGGCATTTATTTTGATAAGCTCATCGAACTGTTTGTCGGTGAGCCGCGCGAGTCCAATACGGAAGGTGGTCTGTTCCCGGCAATTTACGGCACGGTGTTGTTGATCTTTGTCATGAGTCTGTTTTCGTTCCCCCTTGGGGTGATTGCCGCCATCTATCTGAGCGAGTACGCCGGCGAGGGTCTCATGGTCCGCATGGTGCGGATCGCTGTAAATAATCTGGCCGGGATTCCGTCGATTGTCTATGGCATCTTCGGCCTGGGCTTCTTTATTTATGGCATCGGCAGTGGCATTGACCAGCTGTTTTTTCCCGAACGTCTGCCGACGCCGACGTTCGGTACCGGTGGTTTGCTGTGGGCCAGTCTGACCCTGGCTCTGCTGACGGTCCCGGTGGTGATTGTGACGACCGAAGAGGCATTGGGCGCGATTCCCGGTGGCATTCGCGAAGGTTCTCTGGCGCTGGGCTCAACCCGTTTTCAGACGCTGACGCGCATCCTGTTGCCCATGGCCTCGCCGGGCATTATGACCGGCTTGATTTTGTCCATGGCCCGTGCCGCCGGGGAAGTTGCGCCGTTGATGATTACCGGCGTGGTCAAGCTGGCCCCGTCGCTGCCGCTGGATGGTCAGTTCCCCTATTTCCATCTGGAACGGAAATTCATGCATCTCGGCTTCCATATCTACGATATCGGTTTTCAGTCGCCCAATGTTGAGGCGGCCCGGCCCATGGTCTTTGTCACCACGCTGTTGCTGGTGCTGATCGTTATTGTGATGAGTGGTGTGGCCATCCGTCTGCGTAACCACATGAAGAAAAAATATACCTTCGGTACTTTTTAA
- the murA gene encoding UDP-N-acetylglucosamine 1-carboxyvinyltransferase, which yields MKKIVIHGGRRLQGTVEVSGAKNAALPLLCATLLCPGEHRLGNVPNLRDIQTVVKLLETLGATAVFDDGQVRVNADRLLNVEAPYDLVKTMRASVLVLGPLVARLGQARVSLPGGCAIGARPIDLHLKGLEAMGAEITLDHGYVEARAEKLQGATIYFDTPTVGGTENLMMAATLAEGTTILENAACEPEIVDLANALNAMGACVRGAGTDTVTIEGVDSLQPMDHQVMMDRIEAGTFMVAAAMTRGDVLISNADADCLEAVISKLREAGAEVILGDDGIRVRGPEEILPLQIKTRPHPGFPTDMQAQFMAMLTLAKGTSVIAENVFENRFMHVCELQRLGSKIRIDGKQAMVEGVEQLLGAPVMATDLRASASLVLAGLAADNTTEVSRIYHLDRGYERLEEKLLALGADICRVAEDA from the coding sequence GTGAAGAAGATCGTGATCCACGGCGGACGCCGTCTGCAGGGAACTGTTGAAGTGAGTGGGGCGAAAAACGCTGCGCTGCCGTTGTTGTGTGCAACCCTGCTGTGTCCCGGCGAACATCGTCTCGGTAATGTCCCTAATTTGCGGGATATTCAAACCGTCGTGAAACTATTGGAAACGCTTGGAGCAACGGCCGTGTTTGACGATGGCCAGGTACGGGTCAATGCGGACCGTCTTCTCAATGTTGAAGCGCCTTACGATCTGGTTAAAACCATGCGCGCTTCGGTGTTGGTGCTTGGCCCGCTGGTGGCCCGTCTCGGCCAGGCGCGAGTCAGTCTTCCCGGCGGTTGCGCCATTGGTGCCCGTCCCATCGACCTGCACCTGAAAGGGCTCGAAGCCATGGGGGCTGAGATTACCCTCGACCACGGCTATGTCGAAGCACGGGCCGAGAAACTGCAGGGCGCGACCATCTATTTTGATACGCCAACGGTGGGTGGTACTGAAAACCTGATGATGGCGGCTACGCTGGCGGAAGGGACGACAATTCTTGAAAACGCCGCTTGTGAGCCGGAGATCGTCGATCTGGCCAACGCCCTCAATGCCATGGGCGCCTGCGTGCGTGGTGCCGGCACCGACACGGTGACCATTGAAGGAGTGGACAGTCTCCAGCCCATGGACCATCAGGTGATGATGGATCGCATTGAAGCCGGGACCTTTATGGTGGCCGCGGCCATGACGCGCGGCGATGTGTTGATCAGCAACGCCGATGCCGACTGCCTCGAAGCCGTCATCAGCAAATTGCGCGAAGCCGGAGCCGAAGTCATTCTCGGTGATGACGGCATTCGCGTGCGTGGCCCAGAGGAGATCCTGCCGTTGCAGATCAAAACCCGGCCGCATCCTGGGTTCCCGACCGATATGCAGGCGCAGTTCATGGCGATGTTGACCCTGGCTAAAGGGACCAGCGTGATTGCCGAGAACGTATTTGAGAACCGTTTTATGCACGTGTGTGAATTGCAGCGCCTCGGTTCGAAGATCCGTATCGACGGCAAACAGGCCATGGTCGAAGGGGTCGAGCAGCTGCTCGGCGCGCCGGTCATGGCCACGGATCTGCGCGCCAGTGCCTCGCTGGTGCTGGCCGGACTGGCTGCGGACAATACCACGGAAGTGTCGCGGATTTACCATCTGGACCGCGGCTATGAACGACTCGAAGAAAAACTGCTGGCCTTAGGTGCCGATATCTGCCGTGTGGCGGAAGACGCCTGA
- the rho gene encoding transcription termination factor Rho produces MHLKDLKAKKITELTEIANDLKIEGVAGMRKQDVIFSILSATAAQKGAIFGEGVLEILPDGFGFLRATDANYLPGPDDIYVSPSQIRRFSLRTGDTISGQIRPPKEGERYFALLKVSEINFEDPAVARKKTLFDNLTPLHPQDRIVLETTSDNIPMRVIDLVSPIGKGQRGLIVAPPRTGKTVLLQNLANSITTNHPEAYLIVLLIDERPEEVTDMQRSVQGEVVSSTFDEPATRHVQVAEMVIQKAKRLVEHKRDVVILLDSITRLARAYNTVVPPSGKILSGGVDSNALHKPKRFFGAARNVEEGGSLTIIATALIDTGSKMDEVIFEEFKGTGNMELVLDRRLVDKRTFPAIDVNKSGTRREELLQDSTTLQRMWLLRKVLTTMNVVDSMEFLREKLVETKDNQEFLDSMNQ; encoded by the coding sequence ATGCACCTGAAGGACCTCAAAGCCAAAAAAATCACTGAGTTGACCGAGATCGCCAACGATCTGAAGATCGAAGGCGTTGCCGGAATGCGTAAACAGGATGTGATTTTTTCCATCCTCAGTGCCACAGCCGCCCAGAAAGGGGCCATCTTCGGCGAGGGGGTTCTGGAGATCCTCCCCGATGGGTTTGGTTTCCTGCGCGCCACGGATGCCAACTACCTGCCGGGGCCGGATGACATTTATGTGTCTCCGTCGCAGATCCGCCGTTTCAGCTTGCGCACCGGTGATACCATTTCCGGGCAGATTCGCCCGCCCAAAGAGGGCGAGCGTTACTTTGCTCTGCTCAAGGTGTCGGAGATCAACTTTGAAGATCCGGCCGTTGCCCGCAAGAAGACGCTGTTTGACAATCTGACACCGCTGCACCCGCAGGATCGCATTGTTCTGGAAACCACCAGCGATAACATTCCCATGCGCGTTATCGACCTGGTGTCGCCCATCGGTAAAGGCCAACGCGGCCTGATCGTCGCGCCGCCGCGCACCGGTAAAACCGTCCTGCTGCAAAACCTGGCCAACTCCATCACCACCAACCACCCTGAAGCCTATCTGATTGTCCTGCTCATCGACGAACGCCCCGAGGAAGTCACCGACATGCAACGTTCGGTGCAGGGCGAGGTGGTTTCTTCCACGTTCGACGAGCCGGCCACCCGCCACGTCCAGGTGGCTGAGATGGTGATCCAGAAAGCCAAGCGCCTGGTTGAGCACAAGCGTGATGTCGTCATTCTGCTTGACTCGATCACCCGTCTGGCGCGTGCTTACAATACGGTCGTTCCACCGAGCGGCAAGATCCTCTCCGGTGGTGTCGATTCCAACGCTCTGCACAAGCCGAAGCGCTTTTTCGGCGCGGCGCGTAATGTCGAAGAGGGCGGCAGCCTGACCATCATTGCCACGGCACTGATCGATACCGGCAGCAAGATGGACGAAGTTATTTTTGAAGAGTTCAAGGGCACCGGTAACATGGAGCTGGTGCTGGATCGTCGCCTGGTCGATAAACGTACCTTCCCGGCCATCGACGTCAACAAGTCCGGTACGCGTCGTGAAGAGTTGTTGCAGGATTCCACCACGCTGCAGCGTATGTGGTTGCTGCGCAAAGTTTTGACCACCATGAATGTGGTCGACAGTATGGAGTTCTTGCGAGAGAAGCTGGTGGAGACCAAGGACAATCAGGAGTTTCTCGACTCCATGAACCAGTGA
- the prmC gene encoding peptide chain release factor N(5)-glutamine methyltransferase, whose protein sequence is MSERWTVLSVLRWTTDYLKEKGIDSPRLDAELLIGEALAKDRVGLYLCYDQPLQPEELALIRGLVARRAKREPLQYIIGHTEFWSLPFHVAPGVLIPRGDTEILVEEALRLLQESANSPSPVPVLDVGTGSGAIAVALAHSCPDLRVEAVDLQEDALAQAQANAELNGVAERIVFRRQDMASLTGGPYRLVVSNPPYIREDEMADLMPEVRDHEPAVALQAGCDGLDCYRLLCEQAITVLIPGGWLLVEVGIGQADVVAEMMDRHGLSETFQRKDYNGIARVVGGQAPLTAGEES, encoded by the coding sequence GTGAGCGAACGCTGGACGGTGCTGAGCGTTTTGCGCTGGACAACGGACTACTTGAAGGAAAAAGGCATCGATTCGCCGCGTCTTGATGCCGAACTGCTGATCGGCGAGGCTTTGGCCAAAGACCGGGTCGGCCTCTACCTGTGCTATGACCAGCCGTTGCAGCCCGAAGAACTGGCGCTGATTCGCGGCCTGGTGGCACGCCGCGCCAAGCGGGAACCGTTGCAGTATATTATCGGCCACACCGAATTCTGGTCGTTGCCGTTTCACGTGGCGCCCGGCGTGTTGATTCCGCGTGGCGACACGGAGATTCTGGTTGAAGAGGCGCTGCGCCTGTTGCAAGAGAGCGCAAACAGCCCTTCGCCTGTACCTGTACTGGATGTCGGCACCGGTAGCGGCGCTATTGCCGTGGCTCTGGCGCATAGTTGTCCAGACCTTCGGGTTGAGGCTGTCGATCTCCAGGAAGATGCTCTGGCTCAGGCGCAAGCCAATGCCGAGCTCAACGGTGTGGCCGAGCGCATTGTGTTTCGTCGGCAGGATATGGCTTCACTGACCGGTGGCCCCTATCGACTGGTGGTGTCGAATCCGCCCTACATCCGCGAGGATGAGATGGCGGACCTGATGCCGGAGGTCAGGGATCATGAACCGGCCGTGGCGCTGCAGGCAGGCTGTGACGGTCTCGACTGCTACCGCCTGTTGTGTGAGCAGGCGATCACCGTGTTGATCCCCGGCGGCTGGTTGCTGGTGGAAGTGGGCATCGGCCAGGCCGACGTGGTGGCAGAGATGATGGATCGCCACGGCTTATCAGAAACCTTTCAGCGTAAAGATTACAACGGAATTGCCCGGGTAGTCGGCGGTCAGGCACCGCTAACGGCGGGTGAGGAGTCATAA
- the pstB gene encoding phosphate ABC transporter ATP-binding protein PstB yields the protein MTTPNPLADPVIEVEHLDFYYGPSQALFDLNMVFPRRQVTALIGPSGCGKSTFLRCINRMNDLVDISRMEGSIRIDGTEINSGDLDVIELRRRVGMVFQKSNPFPKSIYENVIYGLRIAGINDKKILDETVERSLKGAGLWEEVKDRLQDSALGMSGGQMQRLCIARAIAVNPEVILMDEPCSALDPKSTARVEDLIKELRDDYTIIIVTHNMQQAARVSDYTAFFFEGVLVEYGKTGDLFMKPKNKQTEDYITGRFG from the coding sequence ATGACGACCCCCAATCCTCTGGCAGATCCTGTCATTGAAGTTGAGCATCTTGATTTTTACTACGGCCCTTCCCAGGCGCTGTTTGATTTGAATATGGTGTTTCCGCGCCGCCAGGTCACGGCGTTGATCGGCCCGTCCGGCTGTGGCAAATCGACCTTTCTGCGCTGTATCAACCGGATGAACGATCTGGTCGATATTTCGCGGATGGAGGGCAGTATCCGCATTGACGGAACGGAGATTAATTCCGGCGACCTTGATGTTATTGAGTTGCGTCGTCGCGTTGGTATGGTATTCCAGAAGTCAAACCCGTTTCCAAAATCGATTTACGAAAACGTCATCTACGGTCTGCGTATTGCCGGTATCAACGACAAGAAGATTCTTGATGAGACCGTGGAGCGCAGTCTTAAGGGCGCCGGTTTGTGGGAAGAGGTCAAGGATCGCTTGCAGGACTCGGCTCTGGGCATGTCCGGCGGCCAGATGCAGCGTCTGTGTATCGCCCGTGCCATTGCCGTGAATCCCGAAGTGATCCTGATGGATGAACCCTGTTCCGCCTTGGACCCCAAGTCCACGGCCCGGGTCGAGGACTTGATCAAAGAGCTGCGTGATGATTATACGATCATTATCGTCACCCATAACATGCAGCAGGCGGCACGGGTCTCCGACTATACCGCGTTTTTCTTTGAAGGGGTTCTTGTCGAATACGGCAAAACCGGCGATCTGTTTATGAAGCCGAAGAATAAACAGACCGAAGACTATATCACCGGCCGATTCGGCTAA
- a CDS encoding ABC transporter permease subunit, giving the protein MDKKVLRKIKRNDSLAALGIRAGGVLVIASVILILLLIGKEALPLFYAPQAELSKRFALPDELVDKQIFALGVDEYREIVYVVDEHGEFTFVNVENGLVLKRLQAESVADGLRVTSVERIDTRTYALSWSDGHLSMDQVAFSIDYDDHGKRVMHMALHQLGRFETGDQPVQRLVARQTDHGVTLVRQLGSSDLEIVQQVEEEDLFGNVTAIKEVSRLNQVHPDPITAVTLNADGSMLYAGTTHGALLRWDLSTPGEPRLLDKLQAFRDRRAITSLALMLGQISLAVGDDGGLVTVWFPTPTEEGDGHKRLQLIHTLSRHDTPVSSLVPSLRNRTVVSLDRGGVVHLDYSTSERHLLTLVDNDPVLLCDISQRGDGLVALQPNGQVALWAIDNPHPEISFASLFSKVWYESYSKPEWVWQSSSASDDFEAKMSLTPLIYGTLKGTFYAMIFAVPLALLGAVYTSQFGSRRLRELIKPSVEIMAAVPSVIIGFLAALWFAPLLETHFPGFLLSMLTVPLIFLLLLILWQPVRDRSWAKYVESGHEFIVMAPLLVLAVAIAVQLGPWFEQWLFDGNFKLWLFSEAGMRYDSRNSIVISFALGFAVIPIIFTITEDALSNVPQSLKAASLALGASRWQTVWRVVLPSASPGIFAAVMIGLGRAVGETMIVLMATGNTPIMDLSIFNGMRPLSANIAVEIPEAPHGDTLYRVLFLSAVLLFILTFILNTVAEVVRHRLRRKYGRF; this is encoded by the coding sequence ATGGATAAAAAAGTTCTGCGCAAGATCAAGCGAAACGATTCGCTTGCGGCTCTAGGGATTCGTGCCGGGGGTGTGCTGGTCATTGCCAGTGTCATCCTGATTTTATTGCTGATCGGCAAGGAGGCGTTGCCGTTGTTCTATGCGCCCCAGGCTGAATTGAGCAAGCGGTTTGCGTTGCCCGACGAGTTAGTGGACAAACAGATTTTTGCTCTTGGCGTTGATGAATATCGTGAAATTGTCTACGTGGTGGATGAACACGGAGAATTCACCTTTGTCAACGTTGAGAACGGTTTGGTTTTAAAACGCCTGCAGGCAGAGTCTGTGGCTGATGGGTTGCGCGTGACGTCCGTCGAGCGGATCGATACACGCACCTACGCGCTCAGTTGGAGTGACGGCCACCTGTCCATGGATCAGGTCGCGTTCAGCATTGACTATGATGACCATGGCAAACGTGTCATGCACATGGCCCTGCATCAGCTGGGCCGTTTTGAGACCGGAGATCAGCCGGTTCAACGGCTGGTCGCCCGCCAAACGGACCATGGCGTTACCTTGGTCCGCCAACTTGGTTCATCGGATCTGGAAATTGTTCAACAGGTCGAAGAAGAGGATCTGTTTGGCAATGTCACGGCGATCAAGGAAGTCAGTCGGCTGAACCAGGTTCATCCTGACCCGATTACAGCGGTGACCTTGAATGCCGATGGCAGCATGTTGTATGCCGGGACCACTCATGGTGCGTTGTTGCGCTGGGATCTCAGTACGCCGGGTGAGCCGCGTCTGCTGGACAAATTGCAGGCGTTTCGTGACCGCCGCGCCATCACTTCTCTGGCGTTGATGCTGGGGCAGATCTCCCTGGCTGTTGGTGACGATGGCGGCCTGGTGACGGTGTGGTTCCCGACGCCCACTGAAGAGGGCGATGGCCATAAGCGCCTGCAGTTGATCCATACCTTGTCGCGTCATGATACCCCGGTGTCGAGTCTGGTGCCGTCGCTACGTAACCGTACCGTGGTCAGTCTTGACCGCGGCGGCGTGGTCCATCTCGATTATTCGACCAGTGAGCGTCACCTGTTGACGTTGGTCGACAATGATCCGGTGCTGCTGTGTGATATCTCCCAACGGGGCGATGGCCTTGTTGCTCTGCAGCCGAACGGTCAGGTTGCCTTGTGGGCGATTGACAATCCCCATCCGGAAATCAGCTTTGCCTCCCTGTTCAGCAAGGTGTGGTACGAAAGTTATTCCAAACCGGAGTGGGTATGGCAATCCTCGTCCGCCAGTGACGACTTTGAAGCCAAGATGAGCTTAACGCCTTTGATCTACGGCACGTTGAAGGGCACGTTCTACGCCATGATTTTTGCCGTTCCATTGGCGTTGCTCGGTGCCGTGTACACCAGCCAGTTCGGTAGTCGGCGTTTGCGTGAACTGATCAAGCCGTCGGTCGAGATTATGGCGGCGGTCCCCTCGGTCATCATCGGTTTCCTTGCCGCGTTGTGGTTTGCGCCCCTGTTGGAAACACATTTTCCCGGCTTTTTACTGAGTATGCTGACGGTGCCGCTGATTTTCTTGCTGCTGCTGATCCTGTGGCAGCCGGTGCGCGACCGGTCGTGGGCCAAATATGTCGAGAGCGGTCATGAGTTTATCGTTATGGCGCCGTTGCTGGTACTGGCCGTTGCCATTGCCGTTCAGCTCGGTCCCTGGTTTGAGCAGTGGCTGTTTGACGGCAACTTCAAGCTGTGGCTGTTTAGTGAAGCCGGTATGCGCTACGATTCGCGCAACAGCATTGTTATTTCGTTCGCGCTCGGTTTTGCCGTTATTCCGATCATCTTTACCATCACGGAAGATGCGCTGTCCAATGTGCCGCAAAGCCTTAAGGCGGCTTCGTTGGCTCTCGGAGCCAGCCGCTGGCAGACGGTCTGGCGGGTGGTGCTGCCTTCGGCCAGTCCGGGCATTTTTGCCGCGGTGATGATCGGCCTCGGCCGTGCCGTCGGCGAAACGATGATCGTGCTGATGGCCACCGGTAATACACCGATTATGGATTTGAGTATCTTCAACGGGATGCGGCCTTTGTCGGCTAATATCGCCGTTGAAATTCCCGAAGCGCCCCATGGCGACACGCTGTACCGGGTGTTGTTCCTGTCCGCCGTGTTGTTGTTTATTCTGACCTTTATTCTCAACACGGTCGCTGAGGTGGTTCGCCATCGTCTGCGGCGCAAATACGGACGTTTCTAG
- the thyX gene encoding FAD-dependent thymidylate synthase — MDVQLLSHTPEPEKIVAAAARLCYSDAGIDDLLSADSAQQVRLIEKILKLGHFSVLEHVSFSFGLEGLSRACSHQLVRHRLASYSQQSQRYVAHETPFAAVEPPSLAEHPDLQQRYHALFEQVHHLYKDLLDAGVPAEDARFVLPNAAETKLVMTMNARELHHFFTLRCCRRAQWEIRAMAKKMLMLCRDAAPVLFAQAGPGCLRGACPEGAMCCGEIEAVRQEYGRN; from the coding sequence ATGGATGTTCAGCTGCTGAGCCATACACCCGAGCCGGAAAAAATTGTCGCTGCCGCCGCCCGTCTATGCTACTCCGATGCCGGTATCGATGATCTGTTGTCCGCAGATAGCGCCCAACAGGTGCGCCTGATTGAGAAAATTCTCAAGCTGGGGCATTTCTCCGTATTGGAGCATGTCAGCTTCAGTTTCGGTTTGGAAGGGCTCAGCCGGGCCTGTTCCCATCAGCTGGTGCGTCATCGCTTGGCCTCCTATTCGCAGCAAAGCCAGCGTTATGTGGCCCATGAGACGCCGTTTGCCGCAGTCGAGCCGCCGTCCCTGGCTGAACATCCCGACCTGCAGCAGCGCTATCATGCGTTGTTTGAGCAGGTTCATCACCTCTACAAGGATCTGCTCGATGCCGGGGTGCCGGCGGAAGACGCCCGTTTTGTTTTACCGAATGCCGCCGAAACCAAGCTGGTGATGACCATGAATGCCCGAGAACTGCATCACTTTTTTACCTTGCGCTGCTGTCGTCGCGCTCAGTGGGAAATTCGCGCCATGGCCAAAAAGATGTTGATGCTGTGCCGTGATGCGGCGCCGGTGCTGTTTGCTCAGGCCGGTCCCGGCTGTCTGCGCGGTGCCTGCCCGGAAGGGGCCATGTGCTGTGGCGAGATCGAGGCAGTGCGGCAGGAGTACGGCCGGAACTGA
- the prfA gene encoding peptide chain release factor 1, protein MVAILDKLEEVVDRFQEVEGLLSDPSVLADQKKFRDLTREHAELAEPVEVYRRYRQVQQEIEDNRELMRDDDPDMREMAREELPVLEKECEELAEKLTLLMLPKDPNDGKNIILEIRAGTGGDEAALFAGDLFRAYSRYAEKHRWKVEIMSSSESGVGGFKEVIAMISGENVYSRLKYESGTHRVQRVPETETQGRIHTSACTVAVLPEAEEVDLEINPSDLRIDLYRASGAGGQHVNKTESAVRITHIPTGVVVACQDEKSQHKNKARAMKVLRSRILDAMEAEKHAEMAADRKSQVGSGDRSERIRTYNFPQGRCTDHRIGLTLYKLDAIMQGDLDEVFDALITHYQAEQMAGQENA, encoded by the coding sequence ATAGTGGCTATTTTGGACAAACTAGAAGAAGTCGTTGATCGCTTTCAGGAAGTGGAAGGGCTGTTGTCTGATCCCTCCGTGTTGGCGGATCAGAAGAAATTTCGCGATCTGACGCGCGAACATGCTGAGCTGGCCGAGCCTGTGGAGGTTTATCGCCGCTATCGCCAGGTGCAGCAGGAGATTGAAGACAATCGCGAATTGATGCGCGATGACGATCCCGACATGCGTGAGATGGCGCGCGAAGAGCTGCCTGTTCTGGAAAAGGAATGCGAGGAACTGGCGGAAAAGCTGACCCTCCTCATGTTGCCCAAGGATCCCAACGACGGCAAAAATATCATTCTCGAAATTCGTGCCGGAACCGGCGGCGATGAAGCCGCGCTGTTTGCCGGCGACCTGTTTCGTGCTTACAGCCGCTATGCGGAAAAGCATCGCTGGAAAGTGGAGATCATGAGTTCCTCGGAGTCCGGCGTTGGCGGCTTCAAGGAAGTGATCGCCATGATCAGCGGCGAAAACGTCTATTCCCGACTTAAATACGAGAGCGGCACCCACCGCGTGCAGCGTGTTCCGGAAACGGAAACTCAGGGGCGTATTCACACCTCGGCCTGTACCGTGGCGGTTCTTCCCGAAGCGGAAGAGGTGGATCTGGAGATCAATCCCAGTGATCTGCGTATCGATCTGTACCGGGCATCCGGTGCCGGTGGTCAGCACGTTAACAAAACCGAGTCGGCCGTGCGTATCACTCACATTCCTACCGGGGTGGTCGTTGCCTGTCAGGATGAAAAATCCCAGCACAAGAATAAGGCACGCGCCATGAAAGTGTTGCGCTCGCGGATTCTTGATGCCATGGAAGCGGAAAAGCACGCCGAAATGGCCGCGGACCGCAAAAGTCAGGTCGGCAGTGGTGATCGCAGTGAGCGGATTCGCACCTATAATTTTCCTCAGGGACGCTGTACCGATCATCGCATCGGTCTGACCCTGTACAAGCTGGATGCCATTATGCAGGGGGACCTCGACGAAGTGTTTGATGCGTTGATTACCCATTACCAAGCGGAACAGATGGCCGGTCAGGAGAACGCGTGA
- the rpmE gene encoding 50S ribosomal protein L31 — protein MKEGIHPKYEEVTVKCHCGNTFQTRSTYDKGGELTTEICSACHPFYTGTQKLLDTAGRIERFRKRYAKK, from the coding sequence ATGAAAGAAGGGATCCATCCCAAGTACGAAGAAGTGACGGTCAAGTGTCACTGCGGCAACACGTTCCAGACCCGCTCCACCTACGACAAGGGCGGCGAGCTGACCACTGAAATCTGCTCTGCGTGCCATCCGTTTTACACCGGCACCCAGAAGCTGCTGGATACCGCTGGTCGTATCGAGCGTTTCCGCAAGAGGTATGCAAAGAAGTAG